One region of Mus musculus strain C57BL/6J chromosome 15, GRCm38.p6 C57BL/6J genomic DNA includes:
- the Ly6a gene encoding lymphocyte antigen 6A-2/6E-1 precursor produces MDTSHTTKSCLLILLVALLCAERAQGLECYQCYGVPFETSCPSITCPYPDGVCVTQEAAVIVDSQTRKVKNNLCLPICPPNIESMEILGTKVNVKTSCCQEDLCNVAVPNGGSTWTMAGVLLFSLSSVLLQTLL; encoded by the exons ATGGACACTTCTCACACTACAAAGTCCTGTTTGCTGATTCTTCTTGTGGCCCTACTGTGTGCAGAAAGAG CTCAGGGACTGGAGTGTTACCAGTGCTATGGAGTCCCATTTGAGACTTCTTGCCCATCAATTACCTGCCCCTACCCTGATGGAGTCTGTGTTACTCAGGAGGCAGCAGTTATTGTGG ATTCTCAAACAAGGAAAGTAAAGAACAATCTTTGCTTACCCATCTGCCCTCCTAATATTGAAAGTATGGAGATCCTGGGTACTAAGGTCAACGTGAAGACTTCCTGTTGCCAGGAAGACCTCTGCAATGTAGCAGTTCCCAATGGAGGCAGCACCTGGACCATGGCAGGGGTGCTTCTGTTCAGCCTGAGCTCAGTCCTCCTGCAGACCTTGCTCTGA